TCAGCTTGCACTTTTCGTTTCTTAGAGGCTTCACTTGGCTTCGCATTGGCTTCACATTCCTCATTGTAATTCTCTCCATAAACCGAGGTCTTGAATTCTTCTAATGCCTTCACCACTCCTGGTCTGCACAGAACATAGGCCGGATTATCATGTCATACCTCAGTCACAAATCTTTTTCGACAAAGGGGGAAGAACCAAACGTAATGAAATGTAAAACAATTTGATATAAACCTTGCCCCTACCTGGCCAAGCCTTCCTCGTCAGGTAATGTTTCATCTTTTATTTCTGGAATTTCATCCTCCTCCAGAGCTAATGCCTGCATTACTGCATAGTGTCTCTGCAAGCCTGAAAACTATTCGGTTAGCAACACAAGGCATGAAAGGTGAGAGTAGTTTGCCATAAATCAAATGgcataatttttaaaatcaaggcTGATCAAGTAATCCATCATCAAGCCTAATATAGTTAGACTTGGAAGAGGGATGAATGAGAAGAATAGAAACTAGAAAGATAAGAAACTTCGTACCTGGGTTAGCAAATTGGCATATGGAAAAATCTTTCAAGTCAATACGCTTAATTATATCAGCTGCTTTCTTTATTTGATCATTACTTGCTCTAGTCACCATTCCAACTTTTT
The DNA window shown above is from Arachis ipaensis cultivar K30076 chromosome B08, Araip1.1, whole genome shotgun sequence and carries:
- the LOC107612479 gene encoding ATP-dependent DNA helicase 2 subunit KU70-like; this translates as MVEFFQRHSEKVGMVTRASNDQIKKAADIIKRIDLKDFSICQFANPGLQRHYAVMQALALEEDEIPEIKDETLPDEEGLARPGVVKALEEFKTSVYGENYNEECEANAKPSEASKKRKVQAEVATKECENYDWVELADTGKVNLENFCLSFSRGKLIRDKHVCYNLKPVLHNKHTL